A segment of the Daphnia pulex isolate KAP4 chromosome 10, ASM2113471v1 genome:
AAGAGACATTCAAAACGGACACCGAATGGAAAAACCGGAATATTCTCCCAATTTCTTTGGAGATATTACGAAAAAATGTTGGCACATAAATCCAAAGGAGAGGCCAACTTTCTCCCAACTGGCAGAGATGGTGGAAAAATACATCGAGTCACTTGTCGGCTTggattatttaaatataaatagacTAGAACgcgaaaatgatttaatcgGTGTGACAGTCTAACGTAATTCACCATTCCAACCCTGAACCAATCCAACATGAATAAATTTCGTTCAAtaatctgtaatttaaaaaactgccatcttctttttccaaagaaCAACTTCTATCTTTTCATTGCCTCGCAAAGGAAATTGCTAAACGGGAACACCACAATCGCCGCATTGCACAAGAAAAATTGCGTTTTCGATCAGAGTGGCGAGACCAAAACCTTCACTATtactacaaagaaataaaactgcaCATACCTCATATTAGAATTAAAGAATCAAGGCCGATTTCATAACGTCCATTCTTCTCCGCGGTGATGAGGGCGGTGTCGCTCGACGCACCGGAATCAGTTTGTGGGTTTGAAAAGCAATGGCATCCAAACAAACAGCAGAAGGGAATAAATCCTACAAGGATAGCGATCAGCGCACAATATAAACTTGagtaatttttcataattGAAGAGTATCCAAGTTACCAGAAGAAGGGCCTTGAGTTTCCCGTGACTGGTGAGAATGGCGGTGACATGCTTCTATACCAATACCATCGATGAAATCGCATTAAGCGGTTGAAGTGGCGACAGTGGACATGTATAAGTCCGGAGAACAGGCTACCTAAAGGTGGTGAGGCTGATCCAATTGTCTAAAGGATTAAGATAATAGATGATGTGAAAGATGTCAAGTGCCAAAATCGAAAAACAGTAGTCGGTCTCGACTGAAGGAAAATGTGAAAGGAGAAGTAACATATCATCATTATAGAAACTGCTACCATCACTATTGCCAAAATTAGTCTTTACCCATTCCAATTGGCAGTAGAGAATGCAAAGGGCATGAAGATAATCCGATTTGTATTAGATAGATCAATACCTTATGCAAACTGGGTAAAAAAAGAGGCTTTGATCAGGCTTAGGACTCGTAACCAAATTTAAAAGGGAGATTTGAAACGGCAACCAAATTTAGATTCGTTTGAGAAATAAAAGcaattttgggggggaaatgatacccccccccccttataACAGAGTAACACTAAGTTCACGGGGCAAGATGCCCTGCATCGTTACGTTCTTGATAGCTTCAACTGCTTTCGAAAAACCCACTAAATGATCTTGTAAGGCAAAACATTCCTGATTTCTTCTAACAAATATCTTTGCTGCATgtcaaaaaaatcatttgacgTGAACACATGTAAAGCGCTTACTGACATAATCTGTCAGTAGCATCTACCAGAAGACTGGCCCAGCCCCTCAGCTGCACTAGCATCGAAATATCTTGCATGACGGTAACAAAAAAGTTACGCAATCAAAATCAAGTTGAGCCAGAGGTGATGTTATCAAATACAGCCTATAATGTAATAAATGGATGTTCACGATAAATATGTCTTACTTCATTTCTGAAATCCCAGTCTTTCTAAAGCGACGATCCTTTTTCCTGGTGCTCTTCAGCGAAAAGCATCACCGTACGAACGTATTGTAGCGATCGCTGCAGATCGCTAGCTGCTGCCGCCTGAAGAGGAGACCAAATTTAAACTTTTCTAcggtcaaaatttcaaattcctaCAAGTACCACGTGGAATTTCATCTagtagaaaatatatataaattcgTATTTGGAATTTTGGACATCAAAAATTATAATACAGGAAACAACTGCAGTTGAACGTGAACAGTGGAACCAAGTTACCAAACTGTAAGTGACACATTTTGTTTAGATTATTGCTAGGAAAAGGTGATGGGATCTTCAGATTCAAAAATTATAGGAAAATTCCAGGGCAATCCAGATGAAATGAAGCAGAGGAGTCCTacacaaatgaaaatatacaaacaaatgtaaaagaaaCTCTACTGATCTCGCTCAcctttgaaaataaagtaatAGAGCACTATATGTGGAAACTTTCGATTGGTGATTTTCATTCTGTTTATACATTTTCACAATTCTgtgaatgtaaaaaaatacttaggTTATTTTCACATATAATACTTTCGAATATTTGTCAAGCAGACTCAAGTTATTGGGCATTGACTTTAACTTAAAGATTTTAATTGACAACTGCAACTGAGCACTTAACAAGAGCCAACACGATTATTCACTAATGATGTGCATCACAAAACTTAATTGCACTTACCATCATGCAAATTTTTCGGTTTCTGGGGTTCGTTTAGAGTTTAGAcacgtttttttattcaattttaaaagacCAACTTGCTTTGTTTCCTGTTTTGCTGTATTGATTTCTTGATAACTAACgaaaaatgacaaagaaaattaagaatCCATTTCAACCACAACCGTAGAGCTGTAGAGCACAAGTAGGCtacaagaaatcaattgaatgaaaaagcAACAGGCAGGCAGCgcggcagccattttttccaaTAGGCCATCTATCGTTGGAAGTAACAGTTGCTGCATAATTTGAATCTGAATGCGGGAACGGAAACAACGCGTAACTTTTCCAGTCATTAATCACCAGTCACGAGTGTCAGTGACCCTTAATAGTTGGGTGGGGGGACGAGAAATGGCACTACAAACTTGCCATAGAATAGTCTTTGCAGATCTTGTCATTGATGCGACTGTGGCCAACGCTTCTGCACTGAATCCAGCGAAAACTATACGGAATGGACGGCTCCGATACTGGCACAAGCGAGCATTGAGGCGACAGCGAGTGGACAAGGCGGCATAAAAATTGCCATTCGATCACCATTTTGTACTCCTTGGGACTTGAAAACGTTTGACACTTCCATGATGGTCAGCAATAAAttggaattcaaaatttgttatgATGCTTATATCCAACCCGCGCGTATTAGGTGATCCGCTCCTCTTTTTATCCGCTAGCCTTTTTTCTTGGTACGGTACATAAATTGCGTATCGAACAAACTTACTGAAAGAACCAGGCAATTCTTAACTATTGGCAATTTGCCACATGCGCAATTAATCCGCCTGTGctggaaggagaaaaaattgtcgGGACTCACGGCCATTAAAATGTGTGGCATTCAAAATTTATCTTATCTGCTCTagcttgttttattttatttgattggtATATTGCGTTTTAAAGATTCGTGAACTTGTTTTATACGCAGGATATACGCCAAGCAACGACCTTGGCGGAACTATCAAATAACACTATTTTTCTATCTTTCATCTCTCGAGGACTAAAATTGGCGAAAACGGAAAAACCCTTGGAAAAACCCAATTCAAATGAGTTTGCCTTCGTATTTTTGTGGACCAATGATATTACGATTGATATCGCAGCTTGAAATCACATAAATTCGTTAAAttcatcacaaaaaaaaaatcgttttatttaaaaaaaaaaacaaataaaaataaaaatgtgaatttcgccagaatattaaattacatttctgTAGTCTTCCACTCGATGCTGGACTTTTATCGCGCACacgataaataaataaataaacccaGTCGAATGAGTTCGTCCAACTTTTCTGTACGAATGCTCAGTAATTCTTGAGTTCCCGTTCAGTTTAAACGTCAAAGTGTCGATAAAACCAACGGAAATGGCAACTACACCGATGAAGTGCATCCTCGTCATATTTTTGATTGCCGTTTGCTGTAATTCCCAACCGGACAACCCCggtggttcttcttcttgggcgAAACTGCAAATCTCACCGGACACGCTAAGTTCTATGGAGTACGGCAACTTTCTCGTTGAAATTTACGAACACGCCAATAATCACAAGGCAACGACAACATCCggtgagaaaaaatatttctattccCCCATTGCGCTGCTGGACCACAAAAGTGCCGTTAGTACATACAACAGAGTAACGAAACAGCCAGAGATGAGATTTCGTGTGGAAATGTGGAACGACAAAGTCCAGAATGAAGTCgtgaaacatttaaacaaatcTATCGGTCAAGAAATACAATCCGATAAAGTGAGAGTCATTCCCTTGGAAAAGGTCATTCTCGTCAGCAAAAGAGCCACAGTGGATTATTCGCTGTATCCAGAGTGGACGAATTATGACAAGAGCAAAACTCTGCGACTTTCTCTATCGTGTTATGACCAGAAAATCTGCGACGAACTCGCTAATGAAATGCGATCCGACCCCGAACAATTTGACCATTTCAAACTTCTTTACAGTTTGTCATCGCAGACGTCGCAAACCAAAAGGACGACCATCAGTATCGACAGCGTCACTTCCGGTCAAATGGTCTCGACTCTTTTGCAGAAatttgaagacaaaaaagaaatttttctgacggccaacgacgagaaaaaaatgttggcggAAACGGCCACCAACATTCGAATATGACACATTTGACGACTCCGAGGTCGGGTCGCCTGATACGGaatctcaaattttaaatattttaaaggatTTGTTAGTCTCTTCCAGGACGACCATCAAAGAGCAAAGCGACAAAATGTGGGACTCTGTTTTCTGGAATGACGACAATTACCGGCCGGACAAGACGACGAaaactttaaatgaaatcattaaaaaactgGACAAggaaacccaaaagaaattggCGAATATGTTTCAAAAATCGGAGAAACAAGcggaaataagagaaaaattaacttCGAGTAATAAAGGCGCGGAGAAAAGACGAGAGGAACAAACTCGTCGcgaaaatcaatcgaaagatgcaaatgaaaaggaaatgagaagATCACAAGCAACTCATCAAGAACAATTTAGTCGCAATCAAACTCGCGATGACAAATCGACAACCAGCAGAGATGACACTGATATCACCGTCGATGGCGTCGGCTCTGATGACGGCGTTAAAATTGCGACCAATAATAGTCACACGCACAATACCGATCAGCAAAATGAGAGGAAGgaaaatgcaaagaaaaattcagatGAATATGACAGGAAAATggacaacaaagaaagaatccAACACAATTACGACTCAAACAGTTGGGCTAACGCGGACAGAATCAGTTCAACAATTTCAGGGAAATTGTCAAACGATTCCGATAGTTCCCGGCGAGTCGAAATTGTAAAGGAAGACgtggaaaaattattacaagAAAGTAGAAATCACGTCCAATGGGACGGAGAAAAATTCGTGCCCAAACCGATGCAACTGAGCAGAATCAATTTATCAAAATTTCGTGATACTCAATCGTTTCAGGATCGCAACGTTCGTGTCCGTTACACAACCGCTGAACTATCGGCGCCAATCAAATTTGTAGAACACGCAGAACTGACTGTCACCGACGAATGGAACAATTTAAAGGAGGAACttaaaggtttttttaataaattttgcaaaataaatttattaaattataaatttattattggaattgaatttcagcCACTACTGAACTCTTAACTACAACTGTGAACGACTTGGTGAAGACGAATACCGAACTGAGAAATGCGAAGAACGATTTAACTAAtgaattaaaaggtattttaaCTTATTTACCGTACTATGATTTGGCGGAAACTGCATTTAGATGTTGTTTTGTGCAGGGACTAAAAAGGAGTTGGAGAAAACAAAGGCCAACGTCAATAATTTATCTGCCCAATTAAATGGTATTTAATCGCTGTActggaaaaatttttataagaaatttttttcaagtcaccaaattcaaaataatttttattattgcaatCTACAATCTCATAATGCCTTAAAATATTccatttgattgtgtttttatttatacagaGACTAAAAAGGAGTTGGTGAAAACGAGGGCTGATGTAACCAAAAACCTCGATGGTTTATCTTCAAAATTAAAGGgtattttacctttatttatataaaaagtCAGATCAAATCTGAAAGCAAAAAccttttcaataaatttagcGACCGAGAAAGAATTGGCAGAGACAAAAATAACGGCCGGGAATATTTCAACTGAGCTCAAAAGTAAATCTCAATACGAATATTGAacgaaattgagaaaaattgtatcaattaaattttgttttctttgattgtgTAGTGAATTCAAACCAATTACGTCAAGATCTAAAAGTCACtgaagaaaaacttaaaagagatctgagaggtacaagttaacTGTTTAAAATCCTATTTGCAattctttacattttaattgaatgaaatggttcagcaacctcaaatgatttggaaactgcaaaaacaaatttggccTCAACGAGAACGGAATTGAACAGCACCAAGTCAGCCGTTTCGGATTTGACAACCAAATTAAATggtaaaattgaataattaaacatttttatttctaagacagaaaagaaaaattttctttttgaaagcCCGAACGAGTGAAATAGTTGACATTGGTCAAATGCCAACCTCGTGTGCGGATCTGCAGCGAATGGGATATAAACTGAGCGGATTCTTTTCCGTaaaaggaacgaaaaagaTAGAAATGATTTATTGTGACTTTTATCCTAATCAAAATGGTACGACGTCgtgttttaatttcatttgttcatCTAAATTCATctaaatctttattttttatacagacaaacagaaatggatcggatacgccgacgtcaaatcgacgcccgtccatttctacgtccagagaaattcttcatttaacACAACGAAAACTCCAATTCCGTTCGAGTTGGCGTTGGCGAACGAGGGAAATGCCATGGATTTGACGTCGGGGAAATTCACGGCACTgcgaccgggaatttattttttctctttcgcggGAGTGGCGCGTCttaaatcttcatcttcttatgttgatttttattcttatctTTATTTGAATGGGAATCTAATCGGGTCGAGTAATGTTTACGAGGATAACGTCCCCGTCAATCAATATAGTCCAATGTCTTTGCATTCGACGCTCAACTTGAAAACAGGCGATCAAGTCTGGGTGGCGTTTTCTTATTCTGGTGGTTCATCCTCGTATTTGTATGACAACAGTGCCCACTACacccatttcacgggtttcatgttggaggaggaaattgtggCGTCCCTTTGAGGTTTCGGGTTCAACATCCAAAATTCGCAAAATGAACGTCGACACGAAAATTTGGGGAAGGGAATTTTAAGGGGAAAGGGTAATAAACTCATTCGACTCTAATTCATTAAGGGATAAGAATTTCTTTACCAAAATTGAACTGTGGATGTAATTACTTTGACTGAATACACAAgcaaagtttgaattttctacCTCCAAAACTCTAGAcgttacaaacaaaaaaacaaattttgattgccagattGACAAAAAGTGGGAGGCCTTGAAATGGGAGAAAGTTCATTCGCCTCTAATTCAACTACGGATcgggattttaaaataattcttttactGATGAATTAACATTTCAGTTGTGCACTAGCTcgtcaagaaaaatttgcttttctatctctaAAAATAAGGGCAGGAGACGtgaaaaactcattttgattgtcagatataaaaatgaatttaatttttaaatttttaaatttcgtttgaaaaCAACACGAAAACGAAGCGTCTACACATCTCGTTTATCTATAGTAAAGGTTTTCCACTAttgtaatttgatttcaattcatttaaattatttccttcTCAAGGTCACGGCcgatgggagaaaaaaataggggaagaTAATTCAATCAACTCAAATTCGTTTAGGGATTGGGgattttttaacgaaaattTGACTGTGGATGCAAATCACTTACTTTATACACACACcaactttgaattttctatCTGGAAAAATGTAGACGCATCAGAGAGAAAACCGATTTTAATTGCCAGATTTATAAAAGGCGCGTCAGACTAGAAAATTCATTCACCTCTAATTCATTAACGGATCAgaattttcacaaaattttttaaccgaTGAATtcgcatttcaatttttcattcgtgCAGAAAAATTCGCGTGTCTATCGCTAAAAACAAGGGCAGGGATCGTGAAAAACTCGATTGGATTgccagatttaaaaaattgatttaatttttaatttaaaaattccctTGAAATCAACACGAATGCGTCTACACGTCTCGTTTATCTTTAAACGGGCTTctcattatttaattatattaaaattatttattttcacttcaattattttctcaCGGACGCATCAGGATTTCACAAAGGGGAGGATTTTCGATCGACTCCAAATTCGTCAAGAGATGGGAATTCCTTTACGAAAATTTTAccggaaaacaaataaatatttttactcagaaatttaaaaatttcaatctgTAAAAATGTGGACGCGACCCGTAAAAaaccaatttcaattttgatttacaAAAGGCGCGTCACACTacaaatgggagaaaatttATGTTCGCGTCTAATTCATTTAGGTTAAGATATTTTTCACATTTACATTCTCATTATAGTAGTGCATGGCTGAGCGCAAATTCACGCGTCTATCTGCAAAATCAAGAGCATGGGATTGCATTTGAttagccccccccccaaaaaaaaatcaaatttgattgccGATCGCAGcttcaaatcaatcaaaaaattaacgCTGAaacgcttttatttttgaaaaatcaaacagaaataaTCTAGACAAAGAAAACTGTGAATTTCAGAGTATCCCTATGGCCCGTTTCTTAGGCCGGCGAATTGTGCGACAACACTAAATCGCTATCCGGGTCGCTATCGAAAATGCATCAGCGTATAGCGGTATTCAGGGGGGCATTTCTTTCGCCAAAAATTGGCAATACATGGAACTTACACAAACTAATTTTCAAGTTTATATCTGCAAAAATTTAGGCGTGGTACAagtcaaaacgaaaaaagattaatTGGTTGTGCAGCGCAGCACAAAATTCCAGCGTCTATCACAAAATCAAGGGCGGGAAACTTGTTTTGATTGCCAAATTTACGCCCCCTCGAAAAAAGggactttaaaaatttgtttgcccATCTCATTTTGTAATCACATCAAATCAACACGAAAATGAAACGCACAAGTTCCCTGCATATCTCGTTTACCTAAAGAAAAAGTCATTCACTTTTTCgtttcgaatttaaaaaacaagcacAAAACAAGCAGTGATTTTTAGAGACAGTTACGCcagaacaaataataaataatagcaactgccttttcaaaaaatgagagtCCAACATGACAACTGAAATTTCATGTCGTGTCAGTTAATTAAACTATTGCTAATGCATCCACGACCACTGCAAGTCATCGTATGGCTAATGGCAAAGTCAACAGTTTCGAATTCCTCGAGTTTTTGCACCTTACACAGACACAATCTCCGCGATTAACCAATTAGTAAGTCACAAATGGAATTGGAAGTCACAACCCTCGTGGAACTTTCGTCCggtaataaaaatatgaaaaaaagttcttacTTGTTGCCTCCACTTTGATGACGTTCATTTGGCATTCCTTTTCAACTTAGGTTGATTTCGTGGCTCGTGGCTCTAGTGATGATAGGTAGTTTCAGTAGTCTCAGTCGGTAGCTAGTCAGTGACGTGAAAGGATGTCCTTGAAATCTCGACACGATGCAAAGATGCAATGTGGATCCCAAGACGAGAAAGACAAACGATCCTACTTTATTAAAGCTGCAACTGCACACTTCTTCGATTCAGATTCAGAGCACCGCTTGTATGTATCAGCAGATCTTCTTTCGGCGTACTGGATTAATCCTGCTTGTGGCATTGGCATCAATAGAAGACTattaaaaaacacataaaacaaaattaagatgggaatttagtttaaataaatatttgtaagTCTAACAAAGATGCATCTGTTACGGACGTGGCTATATTTCAGATGGGTAAACGTTTGTGAtggaagaagattttttcagcCAGAATTACTCGATATTCCTTATTGATGTTATAGCTGTTTTCAAAGAGAGGTTCACCTGTAGACTTGATCCTTAGCCACAGGTTTTACCAAAATAAGATGAGTTTAATGTGGTAAGATAtcaaattttggaattatAATAGCCCAGCTAGCCTACTTACTTCCTGCAATCAATATTGTGTgcaggaaaaatttaaacgttTTCTCCCTTCAGgcaaagagaaatgataaACCTTGTTCAGAGTTCAGACATGTAAAGTAGATTAACAGAGTCAACACTTTAAAGAGATTACCTTGAAAAACGAAATCCCGATCTTTAAAGATATAATTTTCAGTGCTCGAAACCATTCGtatatgttttcaaaaaagaacaatccatgtttcatttttggcaCTATTTTCGTATTTTGATCTGGGAATCTTGGgttgtttcattatttctttggTTTTACTCTTACAGCTTTGTTTAACCACTTGTAGGGGACGGGACACACGTGGATAACACAAGCACTACCCACTACGACTACGACTAGGCAGTCGAGTAACACACGAaagcttgtttttttatgcaaatgttcatttttcaaacaatttaatGACTGGTGAAAGTTAATAAAGCTTCGGCTTATCGAGTTATCGTGAGTTGACATCCTCACCGTCTGTGGCCTAAGTCTAAgtgagtttttaatttttagctGCCGTTCCAACTTTCGACAAAGTTTTCTGCAGACGAAGTTCCGTGCGAAGTTGCGAACCGGGAAGGGGGAAGCGCTGCTGCCAATTTTGGCGATTCTTGACGGCGcccatttgaatgaaaatttcagattta
Coding sequences within it:
- the LOC124203798 gene encoding uncharacterized protein LOC124203798 gives rise to the protein MWDSVFWNDDNYRPDKTTKTLNEIIKKLDKETQKKLANMFQKSEKQAEIREKLTSSNKGAEKRREEQTRRENQSKDANEKEMRRSQATHQEQFSRNQTRDDKSTTSRDDTDITVDGVGSDDGVKIATNNSHTHNTDQQNERKENAKKNSDEYDRKMDNKERIQHNYDSNSWANADRISSTISGKLSNDSDSSRRVEIVKEDVEKLLQESRNHVQWDGEKFVPKPMQLSRINLSKFRDTQSFQDRNVRVRYTTAELSAPIKFVEHAELTVTDEWNNLKEELKATTELLTTTVNDLVKTNTELRNAKNDLTNELKGTKKELEKTKANVNNLSAQLNETKKELVKTRADVTKNLDGLSSKLKATEKELAETKITAGNISTELKMNSNQLRQDLKVTEEKLKRDLRATSNDLETAKTNLASTRTELNSTKSAVSDLTTKLNARTSEIVDIGQMPTSCADLQRMGYKLSGFFSVKGTKKIEMIYCDFYPNQNDKQKWIGYADVKSTPVHFYVQRNSSFNTTKTPIPFELALANEGNAMDLTSGKFTALRPGIYFFSFAGVARLKSSSSYVDFYSYLYLNGNLIGSSNVYEDNVPVNQYSPMSLHSTLNLKTGDQVWVAFSYSGGSSSYLYDNSAHYTHFTGFMLEEEIVASL